The DNA segment GGCGCTGGAGATCAACGACCGCCCCGTCGTCATCGACTTCGTGGTCAGCCGCGACTCGATGGTGTGGCCGATGGTTCCCTCAGGGGTCAGCAACGACCTCATCCAGATTGCCCGCAACATGACCCCGGACTGGGAGCAGGAGGATTAACATGGCCCGTCACACGCTTTCCGTTCTGGTCGAGGACGTCCCAGGCGTCCTGACCCGCGTCGCCAGCCTCTTTGCGCGCCGCGCTTTCAACATCAACTCTTTGGCGGTCGGCCCCACGGAGGTCCAGGGCATGTCCCGGATCACGGTGGTGGTTGAAGCCGAAGGTGACCTGCTCGAACAGGTCACCAAGCAACTGAACAAGCTCATCAACGTCATCAAGATTGTTGAGCTGATTCCCGATTCCTCCGTGCAACGTGACCACATCCTGGTCAAGGTGCGGGCGGACGCCGCAACCCGGCTGCAGGTAACCCAGGCGGCCGATTTGTTCAGGGCCTCGGTGGTGGACGTCTCGACCGACGCCCTCATCATTGAAGCCACGGGCACCGCCGAGAAGCTCACAGCGCTTCTGTCAGTGCTCGAGCCCTTCGGGATTCGCGAAATTGTTCAGTCCGGAACCCTTGCCGTGGGCCGCGGAGCGAAGTCCATGAGCGACCGCGCCCTCCGCAGCGCCTAGAAAGACAGCGCCCAGGACCTCCCGGCAGTTCCACCAAGACCACAGCTGGACTCCAGCAAGAAAACACACAGGAGATAAACAAGTGACTGAGTTGTTCTACGACGACGATGCCGACCTTTCGATCATCCAGGGCCGCACCGTGGCCGTCATCGGCTACGGCAGCCAGGGCCACGCGCACGCGCTGAGCCTTCGCGACTCCGGCGTCGATGTCCGCGTTGGCCTGAAGGAGGGCTCGAAGTCCCGCGCCAAGGCCGAGGCCGAGGGCCTGCGCGTCCTGAACGTCGCCGACGC comes from the Arthrobacter sp. CAN_C5 genome and includes:
- the ilvN gene encoding acetolactate synthase small subunit — translated: MARHTLSVLVEDVPGVLTRVASLFARRAFNINSLAVGPTEVQGMSRITVVVEAEGDLLEQVTKQLNKLINVIKIVELIPDSSVQRDHILVKVRADAATRLQVTQAADLFRASVVDVSTDALIIEATGTAEKLTALLSVLEPFGIREIVQSGTLAVGRGAKSMSDRALRSA